The Capsicum annuum cultivar UCD-10X-F1 unplaced genomic scaffold, UCD10Xv1.1 ctg1716, whole genome shotgun sequence genome includes a window with the following:
- the LOC107858703 gene encoding calcium uniporter protein 2, mitochondrial — protein sequence MAFKNTLAQRLFNAYKTTGFFISACRISSSSMSARTLTPPRPDNKIAPDKEDNGILRRLIHRRFMYSSPTTSLELRSIPTGETLIEKLREMDISRSRIKLDGLLPPQEWEGKLTVADARKVLRLSQLEMVKLRLNQIEKSCISYSEFLQICSGNCLNSEQGIEFAKILDDSGTVIVLGDVVFIRPDQVVKSLQGLLPTPLANTNDPQMMEEFNQMEVDKAIIDKKAESLVRRELWCGLGYFVIQTAAFMRLTFWELSWDVMEPICFYVTSFYCMAGYTFFLKTSKEPSFEGFFQSRFVAKQKRLMKLRNFDLQRYNKLRGACYPQLSSPPGRTLTFN from the exons ATGGCTTTCAAAAATACGCTAGCTCAGCGCCTTTTCAATGCATACAAAACTACCGGTTTTTTCATTTCCGCTTGTCGTATATCTTCATCATCAATGTCCGCCAGAACACTTACCCCTCCTCGTCCTGATAACAAAATCGCCCCAGATAAAGAAGATAATGGAATTTTACGGCGATTAATCCACCGCCGATTTATGTACTCATCTCCGACGACTTCTCTGGAGCTCCGGTCAATACCAACCGGGGAAACTCTCATCGAGAAACTCCGTGAAATGGATATAAGCAGAAGCAGGATCAAACTCGATGGACTCCTGCCGCCACAAGAGTGGGAGGGGAAGTTGACAGTGGCGGATGCGAGGAAGGTGCTAAGGTTATCACAATTGGAGATGGTGAAATTGAGGCTAAATCAGATTGAAAAGAGTTGTATTTCATACTCGGAATTTCTTCAGATTTGCTCTGGAAATTGTTTGAATAGTGAACAGGGCATCGAATTCGCGAAGATTCTAGATGATTCTGGAACTGTAATTGTTCTGGGAGACGTTGTGTTCATTCGGCCTGATcag GTAGTGAAATCCCTACAAGGCCTATTGCCAACGCCCTTGGCGAACACAAATGACCCACAAATGATGGAGGAGTTCAACCAAATGGAAGTGGACAAAGCAATAATTGACAAGAAAGCAGAGTCATTGGTGCGCAGAGAATTATGGTGTGGGCTAGGCTACTTTGTCATTCAGACAGCAGCATTCATGAGATTAACATTCTGGGAACTCTCGTGGGATGTCATGGAACCAATTTGCTTTTACGTTACATCCTTTTACTGCATGGCTGGTTATACTTTTTTCCTTAAGACCTCCAAAGAGCCTTCTTTCGAAGGATTTTTCCAGAGCCGATTTGTCGCTAAGCAAAAGCGACTCATGAAGCTTCGGAATTTCGATCTTCAAAGGTATAACAAGCTCAGAGGAGCTTGTTATCCTCAATTGTCATCGCCTCCTGGAAGAACATTAACGTTTAATTAA
- the LOC124885295 gene encoding uncharacterized protein LOC124885295 gives MTLKISTIPRLDMIGLAKPRKPEIENVLAGRGNFKKLSRFDLYTDNTAGHKFFSVILFPYQAYLHFLNCSFPFSAAVSLKRRVDIDVDISLFVHGLLGVKNITCLLHVHIMRKSLEIIAGQV, from the exons ATGACactcaaaatttcaacaattcCACGCCTAGATATGATTGGTCTTGCGAAGCCACGCAAACCTGAAATTGAAAATGTATTAGCAGGCAGAGgcaactttaaaaaattatctagg TTCGATTTGTACACCGACAACACCGCTGGCCATAAGTTCTTCTCAGTTATTCTTTTCCCGTACCAAGCATATCTGCATTTTCTCAACTGTTCATTTCCATTTTCAG CTGCTGTATCGCTCAAAAGACGGGTTGACATAGATGTAGATATATCTCTATTCGTACATGGTTTGCTGGGAGTCAAGAATATCACGTGCTTGCTACATGTGCACATCATG AGAAAATCCTTGGAGATCATAGCTGGTCAAGTATGA